A genomic region of Bradyrhizobium sp. ORS 278 contains the following coding sequences:
- a CDS encoding FAD-dependent oxidoreductase, which translates to MSLSADTPLHPIAIIGAGMAGLACARRLAAAGQAVVLFDKGRAPGGRLATRRAEDFQFDHGAQYVTARDDGFAADLANLAAGGSAAPWEAGAAGAWVGTPGMSALARAFAAGLTIHCGTPVTALTRTPDGWRLEVGETAHRAVRVVLTLPAPQAASLLGDDPLAARLAPVRIAPC; encoded by the coding sequence ATGAGCTTGTCTGCCGATACACCGCTGCACCCCATCGCCATCATCGGCGCCGGCATGGCCGGGCTCGCCTGCGCGCGGCGGCTGGCGGCCGCGGGGCAGGCGGTGGTGCTGTTCGACAAGGGCCGCGCGCCAGGCGGACGACTGGCAACGCGGCGCGCGGAGGACTTTCAGTTCGACCACGGCGCGCAATATGTCACGGCCCGTGACGACGGCTTCGCGGCCGATCTCGCCAATCTCGCTGCTGGCGGCTCAGCAGCTCCCTGGGAGGCTGGCGCCGCCGGCGCATGGGTCGGCACGCCCGGCATGTCGGCGCTGGCGCGGGCCTTCGCCGCCGGCTTGACGATCCACTGCGGCACACCGGTGACGGCGTTGACGCGCACACCCGATGGCTGGCGGCTGGAGGTCGGCGAGACCGCGCATCGCGCGGTCCGCGTGGTGCTGACGCTGCCGGCGCCGCAGGCGGCTTCGCTGCTCGGCGACGATCCCCTGGCGGCGCGGCTGGCGCCGGTGCGGATCGCGCCGTGCTAG